A window from Anaeromusa acidaminophila DSM 3853 encodes these proteins:
- a CDS encoding chemotaxis protein CheA, translating into MDINQYMGMFLEESREHLQALNQCLLDLENDPSNLSVLDEIFRSAHTLKGMSATMGFTTIAELTHEMENVLDLMRKEQLAASHELIDTIFRCVDTLEQLVENVAAGSNETIDIQPLLQMLSSIAKGEAPAAAPKETAKAPAPAQKAAVQEAAPENEQEQYLFPLNEAEENVIIEARTQGVQAYQIEVQLSETCLLKSARAYMSMSALDELGDVLRSIPTVDELEKENFERSFQVLLLSDVEAIKVEQALLSISEVEKVIVLPIDLLEKAPKAAEAETTAVTAATDVTTDVAPTAAVKKAAEPVKAAAAQGEKKNNRGSQSVRVDIDKLDSLLNLVGELVINKTRLEQIGITHRLTDLVETIEQMDRVTTDLQNVVMKVRMVPVGQVFNRFPRMVRDLSRELNKEINLIIQGEETELDRTVIDEIGDPLVHLLRNSIDHGIEHPDERVAKGKNPVGEVRLIASHEGNNVVILVEDDGKGINAEVIKQKALEKGLITQAEADKMDANEAVRLVFLPGFSTAEVVTDVSGRGVGMDAVKNKIESLGGMVDVETKINEGSKFKIRLPLTLAIIQALLVEVAKEIYAIPLGSIDSTINLEPSDIKTIQNREVILLRGQIIPIIRLGDVLQIPRTTSEDSGELFVVIVHMGEFRAGIIVDNLIGQQEIVIKSLGKLLAGIKVIAGATILGNGQVALILDIGSLLQS; encoded by the coding sequence ATGGATATTAATCAGTATATGGGAATGTTCCTGGAAGAATCACGCGAGCACCTGCAAGCACTCAATCAATGCCTGCTGGACTTGGAAAACGATCCGTCGAATTTGTCTGTTTTAGATGAGATTTTTCGCAGTGCTCATACGCTAAAGGGTATGTCGGCTACCATGGGGTTTACGACCATTGCTGAATTAACTCATGAAATGGAAAATGTGCTGGATTTAATGCGGAAGGAGCAGTTGGCGGCTTCGCACGAATTGATCGACACGATCTTTCGTTGCGTAGATACGTTGGAGCAGCTTGTTGAGAACGTAGCTGCCGGAAGTAACGAAACCATTGATATTCAGCCTTTGTTACAGATGCTGTCTTCTATTGCTAAAGGAGAAGCGCCTGCTGCCGCCCCCAAAGAAACAGCGAAAGCGCCAGCGCCAGCTCAAAAAGCTGCTGTACAGGAAGCAGCGCCGGAAAATGAACAGGAACAGTATTTGTTTCCGTTGAATGAAGCTGAAGAAAATGTCATTATTGAAGCCCGTACACAAGGGGTACAGGCATATCAAATAGAAGTTCAGCTTAGCGAAACATGTCTTTTGAAGTCAGCACGAGCGTACATGTCTATGAGCGCTCTTGATGAACTAGGTGATGTTTTACGTAGTATTCCTACAGTAGATGAATTGGAAAAAGAAAATTTTGAACGCTCATTTCAGGTTTTATTGCTTAGCGATGTAGAAGCAATTAAAGTGGAACAAGCGTTATTAAGCATTTCCGAAGTGGAAAAGGTAATTGTCCTGCCAATTGACTTGCTGGAAAAGGCGCCTAAAGCAGCTGAAGCTGAAACAACAGCAGTAACGGCTGCAACCGATGTTACTACGGATGTAGCTCCAACTGCGGCTGTGAAAAAAGCGGCAGAACCAGTTAAAGCGGCAGCGGCGCAGGGGGAAAAGAAAAACAATAGGGGCAGCCAGTCCGTACGCGTGGATATTGATAAGTTAGATTCTTTGCTGAACTTGGTGGGCGAATTGGTTATCAATAAAACCAGGTTGGAGCAGATCGGCATTACGCATCGCTTGACGGATTTGGTGGAAACCATTGAACAAATGGACCGGGTTACAACGGATTTGCAAAACGTTGTAATGAAAGTTCGGATGGTTCCAGTAGGCCAAGTATTTAATCGTTTCCCTCGTATGGTTCGTGATTTATCGAGGGAACTTAACAAGGAAATTAACTTAATCATTCAAGGGGAAGAGACCGAACTGGACCGCACCGTTATCGATGAAATCGGCGATCCGTTGGTCCATTTGCTGCGCAATTCTATTGACCATGGGATTGAGCATCCGGATGAGCGTGTGGCCAAAGGTAAGAATCCAGTAGGGGAAGTTCGTCTCATTGCCAGTCATGAAGGCAACAATGTGGTGATTTTGGTAGAAGATGACGGCAAAGGAATTAACGCCGAAGTTATCAAGCAAAAGGCTCTGGAAAAAGGATTAATCACGCAGGCGGAAGCGGACAAGATGGATGCGAATGAAGCAGTGCGTCTCGTCTTTTTGCCTGGCTTTTCCACGGCTGAAGTGGTTACCGATGTTTCTGGTCGCGGCGTAGGTATGGATGCCGTTAAAAACAAAATCGAGTCTCTCGGCGGCATGGTAGACGTGGAGACAAAAATCAACGAGGGAAGCAAATTCAAAATTCGTTTGCCGTTGACGTTGGCGATTATTCAAGCCTTGCTTGTAGAGGTGGCAAAGGAAATTTATGCGATTCCCTTGGGCTCTATTGATAGTACCATCAATCTGGAGCCAAGTGATATTAAGACCATTCAAAATCGCGAAGTTATTTTGTTGCGAGGCCAAATCATTCCGATTATCCGCTTAGGAGATGTTTTGCAGATTCCCCGGACCACGAGCGAGGATTCCGGTGAGTTGTTTGTGGTTATTGTGCATATGGGAGAATTCCGGGCAGGGATCATTGTTGACAATCTGATAGGGCAGCAAGAAATCGTAATTAAGTCCCTAGGTAAGTTGTTGGCCGGAATTAAAGTGATTGCTGGTGCGACGATTCTGGGCAATGGGCAAGTTGCTTTGATTTTGGACATTGGGTCCTTATTGCAGTCTTGA
- a CDS encoding chemotaxis protein CheC, with product MTDDILNLSGMQLDALREIGNVGAGNSATALSQIIQRKIDMSVPQVSILPLADVPDVVGGPDVMVAGVYLRVFGPAPGSILFLLPRESAFALVDMLMGREYGHTETLSAMDESALMEIGNILAGAYLNALSFFTNLTLLPSIPALAMDMAGAILSVILIQLGQMGDHALVIETEFSSEVEGVKGHFFLIPDPGSLSIILSAIGVKE from the coding sequence TTGACAGATGATATCTTAAACCTATCGGGCATGCAATTGGATGCTTTGCGTGAAATTGGCAATGTTGGTGCAGGCAATTCTGCGACTGCATTATCACAGATTATTCAACGCAAAATTGATATGTCTGTACCTCAGGTTTCAATTTTGCCCTTGGCGGACGTGCCGGATGTAGTTGGCGGACCGGATGTCATGGTGGCAGGGGTTTACCTTCGCGTTTTTGGTCCAGCGCCTGGGAGTATTTTGTTTTTATTGCCAAGGGAAAGCGCATTTGCCTTGGTAGATATGCTGATGGGACGGGAGTACGGGCATACGGAAACCTTGTCGGCTATGGATGAGTCCGCCTTGATGGAAATTGGCAATATTTTGGCGGGAGCATACTTGAATGCGCTGTCTTTCTTTACCAATTTGACGCTGCTTCCTTCCATTCCGGCTTTAGCTATGGATATGGCAGGAGCGATCTTAAGTGTAATTTTAATTCAGTTAGGACAAATGGGCGATCATGCTCTTGTAATCGAAACTGAATTCAGCAGCGAAGTAGAAGGTGTAAAAGGGCACTTTTTCCTGATTCCCGACCCGGGCTCTCTTAGCATCATTCTTTCAGCGATAGGGGTGAAAGAATAA
- a CDS encoding chemotaxis protein CheW: MNEALFSGEEMQLVVFKLGAENYAVSILQVQEIKRITDITRVPQTPDYIKGVMNLRGSVMPVVDLTKRLSLPKQEYTDDTRIIIVKLDDIVVGMIVDAVLEVTALVKEQIERPDGMMGGVDAQFLDGVGKEEDRLLILLNLENTLGLNTEMKVG, encoded by the coding sequence ATGAATGAAGCATTATTTTCTGGTGAAGAAATGCAATTAGTTGTTTTTAAGCTAGGGGCCGAAAACTATGCCGTTAGCATACTGCAGGTACAGGAAATCAAGCGTATTACCGATATTACTCGTGTACCGCAAACTCCGGACTATATCAAAGGGGTTATGAATTTGCGGGGCAGTGTGATGCCTGTGGTCGATCTCACAAAACGTCTAAGCTTGCCCAAACAGGAATATACGGATGATACGCGCATTATTATTGTTAAGCTGGATGATATCGTAGTGGGTATGATTGTGGATGCCGTTTTGGAAGTAACCGCGTTGGTGAAGGAACAGATTGAGCGGCCGGATGGTATGATGGGCGGCGTAGATGCGCAATTCCTGGATGGCGTTGGTAAAGAAGAGGACCGATTGTTGATTTTATTAAATCTGGAAAATACTTTGGGTTTGAATACGGAAATGAAAGTCGGCTAA
- a CDS encoding MinD/ParA family protein, whose product MYDQAANLRRIVQQTQPTAASGKRETRQARVIAVTSGKGGVGKTNLTVNLALALSELGQKVVVIDADLGMANVDVLLGTTPKHTLVQLLDADVPIQEILLEGPGGIRFLPGASGLYRLANLEAGRCQYLLEQVALLDEWADYILLDTGAGIGQTVLQFVLAADEIVLVTTPEPTALTDAYGMLKTYLAHQGSARIHVIINRALDEAEGFSVLRKFSLACDRFLTVRLEHLGIVCDDRQVLQAVRQQVPFFLAYPNGVATQNLRSIAAQLQQEKVMVSQKGARGFFRKFLDMMMWR is encoded by the coding sequence ATGTATGATCAAGCAGCCAATTTACGGCGTATCGTGCAGCAAACGCAGCCGACGGCTGCTTCCGGGAAACGTGAAACTAGACAAGCGCGTGTCATTGCCGTTACCAGTGGTAAGGGCGGCGTAGGAAAAACTAATTTAACAGTCAATTTAGCGTTAGCCTTAAGTGAACTGGGGCAAAAAGTGGTTGTCATAGATGCAGACCTAGGGATGGCTAATGTAGATGTTTTATTGGGAACTACTCCAAAGCACACCTTGGTTCAATTGTTAGATGCAGATGTGCCGATTCAAGAAATTTTGTTGGAAGGGCCAGGGGGCATTCGCTTTTTACCTGGCGCTTCTGGGTTATATCGGCTTGCTAACTTGGAGGCGGGGCGTTGCCAATATTTATTGGAACAAGTTGCTCTTTTAGATGAATGGGCTGATTACATTCTGCTAGATACAGGCGCAGGAATTGGGCAGACGGTGTTGCAATTTGTCTTAGCGGCGGATGAAATTGTCTTAGTAACTACACCGGAACCCACAGCGCTTACTGATGCTTATGGAATGCTAAAAACCTATTTGGCGCATCAAGGCAGCGCTCGTATTCATGTTATTATCAACCGGGCTCTTGACGAAGCCGAAGGCTTTTCGGTCTTGCGCAAATTCTCCTTAGCCTGTGATCGTTTTTTGACGGTTCGTTTGGAGCATTTGGGGATTGTCTGTGATGATCGCCAAGTTCTGCAGGCTGTGCGTCAGCAAGTTCCGTTTTTTCTTGCGTACCCCAATGGAGTGGCTACGCAGAATCTACGAAGTATTGCCGCCCAATTACAGCAGGAAAAAGTTATGGTTTCCCAGAAAGGAGCGAGAGGATTCTTTCGCAAGTTTTTAGATATGATGATGTGGAGATAG
- the flhF gene encoding flagellar biosynthesis protein FlhF: MRVRIFTGQSVQEAMNKVKLELGREAVILHTRRFKTGGMLGLFGNERVEVMAAVDDALLETPAVKTAVAPALPPVAAPVPVAAAAMPSLQEPQETIASLSMPMTPVKAAEPEWKQELAEMRSLLERALHESKQEVDAVASAAVEKLLEADVLKPVAESLVRQDPILYQWKGTLTEPAFTERLERLVEQGLGKVSGVALNGSAPHVVALLGPTGVGKTTTIAKLAAYFSLQKGMRVSLITADTYRISAVEQLKTYAEIMGLQLEIVYAPQELAKALAKCKGSQLVLLDTAGRSPKNQEQLEELQLLLSQVPQAEKHLVLSLTTCNRDALEIAKRFSVCAPDKVLFTKLDEASRCGVILNVLQQFPMKLSYVTNGQNVPDDLQIVSPAWLAKELLRGDDEHV, encoded by the coding sequence TTGAGAGTACGAATTTTTACCGGTCAATCGGTACAAGAAGCAATGAATAAGGTGAAATTGGAATTGGGCAGGGAAGCTGTGATTCTGCATACCCGTCGGTTCAAGACCGGAGGCATGTTGGGACTTTTCGGTAATGAACGGGTAGAAGTCATGGCTGCCGTGGATGATGCTCTTTTAGAAACGCCGGCTGTCAAAACAGCTGTTGCTCCAGCACTGCCGCCTGTTGCTGCTCCAGTGCCTGTTGCAGCAGCGGCTATGCCTTCTCTGCAAGAGCCTCAAGAGACCATTGCGTCATTGAGCATGCCCATGACACCTGTAAAAGCGGCAGAGCCGGAATGGAAGCAAGAGCTGGCAGAGATGCGTTCCTTGCTGGAACGCGCTTTGCATGAATCGAAACAAGAGGTAGATGCCGTTGCTTCAGCGGCAGTAGAGAAGTTATTAGAAGCGGATGTCTTGAAACCGGTAGCGGAAAGCTTGGTTCGGCAAGATCCCATTTTATATCAATGGAAAGGGACTCTTACAGAGCCAGCCTTTACAGAGCGACTGGAACGGTTGGTTGAGCAAGGCTTGGGAAAGGTATCGGGAGTTGCTCTAAACGGCAGCGCTCCTCATGTTGTAGCGTTGCTGGGCCCGACCGGTGTTGGTAAAACAACGACAATTGCAAAGCTGGCGGCTTATTTTTCATTGCAAAAGGGGATGCGTGTTTCTCTGATTACTGCGGATACGTATCGTATTTCTGCAGTAGAGCAGTTGAAGACATATGCAGAAATAATGGGTTTGCAATTAGAAATTGTTTATGCGCCGCAGGAGCTTGCAAAAGCTTTGGCGAAATGTAAGGGAAGTCAATTAGTATTGCTGGATACGGCAGGACGCAGTCCCAAGAATCAAGAGCAGTTGGAGGAATTACAATTACTTTTGAGCCAGGTACCGCAGGCGGAAAAGCATTTGGTGCTGAGTCTGACTACTTGTAATCGAGATGCGCTGGAAATTGCTAAGCGTTTTTCAGTTTGCGCACCGGATAAAGTGTTGTTTACTAAATTAGATGAAGCAAGTCGGTGCGGTGTCATTTTAAATGTATTGCAGCAATTTCCTATGAAATTATCCTATGTAACCAATGGACAGAATGTTCCGGATGATTTGCAAATTGTATCGCCTGCTTGGCTGGCGAAAGAGTTGCTTAGGGGCGATGACGAGCATGTATGA
- a CDS encoding FliA/WhiG family RNA polymerase sigma factor, translated as MPAEQKSQEQWDSLWEQYKESGHAVLRDQLIEHYLPLVRLVAGRLAISLPTYVDRDDLISNGFFGLLDAIERFDLHRGIKFETYASLRIRGAILDALRAQDWAPATLRHKARQYELAVQQVEHRLGRNASEEEVAQELGISATQLQNLLQQLSVSTLLPLEEALQQEKQGKETNLSARIEVEEVQQTLAEAIEKLPEKEKIVVSLYYYDRLTLKEISLILKLSEARISQIHTKAIFRLRGALQTLRESLL; from the coding sequence ATGCCGGCAGAGCAAAAGAGTCAGGAGCAATGGGATTCTTTATGGGAGCAATATAAAGAAAGCGGACACGCGGTATTGCGAGACCAACTCATTGAACATTACCTGCCTCTGGTGCGTTTGGTTGCGGGGCGCTTGGCTATTAGCCTTCCTACGTACGTAGATAGAGATGATTTGATTAGCAATGGATTTTTTGGCTTACTGGATGCGATCGAACGTTTTGATTTGCATAGGGGCATTAAATTTGAGACTTATGCTTCATTGCGGATTCGCGGAGCTATACTCGACGCCTTGCGGGCGCAGGATTGGGCTCCCGCGACATTGCGGCACAAAGCGAGACAATATGAGCTTGCAGTGCAGCAAGTGGAGCATCGTTTGGGGCGGAATGCCAGCGAAGAAGAAGTGGCGCAGGAACTTGGCATTTCAGCTACGCAATTGCAGAATTTGTTGCAACAGTTGAGTGTCAGTACGTTGTTGCCTCTTGAAGAAGCGCTACAGCAGGAAAAGCAAGGTAAAGAAACCAATTTATCCGCGCGGATTGAAGTTGAAGAAGTACAGCAAACGCTGGCTGAAGCGATTGAGAAGCTGCCGGAAAAAGAAAAAATCGTTGTTAGTCTATATTATTATGATCGTTTAACGCTGAAGGAAATTAGTTTAATCTTAAAACTTTCTGAAGCGCGTATTTCACAAATTCACACGAAAGCAATTTTTCGCTTGCGAGGGGCATTGCAGACATTAAGGGAAAGCTTGCTCTAA
- a CDS encoding flagellar brake protein: MSGNEQEQIPEKLLQPNQRLEIMLMDGSTEVYQSRIEEVHKTELIVAMPMSKGYPVLLYEGSKFIGNLLFPGGKYVFTSFFLGKALDPLPVWKISLPQNIHKVQQRSFVRVAARISVRLTYTEKKGEPPRDELIDHSLILDSKDISGGVSLIAKHALKYGQIVQLSMQVPGDEGDELIETLGTVVRCEKPADDSPFFWIGVRFESIQERDRQKVVRFVFKKQLEHRQKGLR, translated from the coding sequence ATGAGTGGAAACGAGCAGGAACAGATACCGGAAAAACTGTTGCAGCCCAATCAACGTCTGGAAATTATGCTGATGGACGGCTCAACGGAAGTGTATCAAAGCAGAATTGAAGAGGTTCATAAAACAGAGCTGATTGTAGCTATGCCCATGAGCAAAGGGTATCCTGTTTTGCTGTATGAAGGCAGTAAATTTATTGGAAATTTGCTGTTTCCAGGCGGAAAGTACGTATTTACCAGCTTTTTTTTAGGAAAAGCGCTGGATCCGCTGCCTGTATGGAAAATATCGTTGCCGCAGAATATACATAAAGTGCAGCAGCGTTCTTTTGTCAGAGTGGCGGCACGAATTTCTGTACGTCTTACTTACACTGAAAAAAAAGGTGAACCTCCTCGGGATGAACTTATCGACCATAGCTTGATTTTGGACTCGAAAGATATTAGCGGCGGCGTGAGTTTAATTGCTAAACACGCTTTAAAATACGGTCAAATCGTGCAATTGAGTATGCAGGTTCCAGGTGATGAAGGGGACGAACTAATAGAAACGCTGGGAACGGTTGTACGTTGCGAAAAACCAGCTGATGATTCGCCTTTTTTCTGGATCGGCGTTCGTTTTGAATCGATTCAAGAGAGAGACAGGCAAAAAGTAGTCCGTTTTGTTTTTAAAAAGCAATTGGAACATCGGCAAAAAGGACTCCGATGA
- a CDS encoding protein-glutamate methylesterase/protein-glutamine glutaminase, which produces MIRILIVDDSAFMRKLLSDLFAGEKDFVVVDTARNGKEAVEKTKLLQPDLVTLDVEMPIMDGLEALRLIMQETPTPVMMVSSLTKAGADATMRALDLGAVDFIAKTNGPISSIQDIRQEILAKAREAVLVNVRRLARPQTTPITPRSVLPFGGGGGGGAQGTDKIVAIGTSTGGPRALQEIITRLPKNLPCGVLIVQHMPPGFTRSLAERLNSLSDVQVKEAEPNEPIRPGWVYIAPGDHHMRVERSGGQKILRLSQDPLVGGHRPAVDPMFDSVAQSYGKQTVAVLLTGMGHDGAQGMKKIKEHQGFTIAEDQSTSVVFGMPKSAIELGVVDRVVPLQAVAAEIIKAVSL; this is translated from the coding sequence ATGATTCGAATATTGATTGTTGATGATTCTGCATTTATGCGCAAGTTGTTAAGCGACTTATTTGCTGGAGAAAAGGATTTTGTTGTAGTGGACACGGCCCGAAATGGTAAAGAAGCAGTAGAAAAAACAAAACTGTTGCAGCCGGATTTGGTGACTTTGGATGTGGAAATGCCGATTATGGACGGCTTGGAAGCCTTACGGCTAATTATGCAAGAAACGCCGACTCCGGTAATGATGGTGAGTAGCTTGACCAAAGCCGGTGCGGATGCGACTATGCGAGCACTGGATTTGGGCGCGGTTGACTTTATTGCAAAAACAAATGGTCCTATTTCGAGCATTCAAGATATTCGCCAGGAAATTTTGGCTAAGGCTAGAGAGGCTGTACTTGTGAATGTACGGCGATTAGCTCGGCCGCAAACAACTCCGATTACGCCGCGAAGCGTGCTTCCCTTTGGAGGCGGAGGCGGAGGCGGTGCGCAAGGAACCGATAAGATTGTTGCAATCGGAACTTCGACAGGCGGTCCTAGGGCTCTGCAGGAAATCATTACTCGGCTGCCCAAAAATCTTCCCTGTGGAGTGCTTATTGTACAACATATGCCTCCAGGTTTTACTCGTTCATTGGCGGAGCGTTTGAATTCGCTGTCCGATGTACAAGTAAAGGAGGCGGAACCGAACGAACCCATTCGCCCAGGGTGGGTGTATATTGCTCCTGGCGATCATCATATGAGGGTGGAACGATCTGGAGGACAAAAGATTTTACGTCTAAGTCAAGATCCGCTGGTTGGCGGACATCGTCCGGCGGTGGATCCGATGTTTGATTCTGTGGCGCAATCATATGGAAAGCAGACGGTAGCTGTTTTGCTAACTGGTATGGGCCATGATGGGGCGCAGGGAATGAAAAAAATCAAAGAACACCAAGGGTTTACAATCGCAGAAGACCAATCGACATCGGTAGTATTTGGTATGCCGAAATCGGCGATTGAGCTTGGCGTTGTAGATCGGGTGGTGCCATTGCAAGCGGTTGCTGCTGAAATTATAAAAGCGGTTAGTTTATAA
- the flhA gene encoding flagellar biosynthesis protein FlhA, with amino-acid sequence MPNQGTILHRILRYSDIIIAVAVVTIVVMMIIPLPTFLLDMLLALNISLALTIVMVAIYNEEPLDFSVFPSLLLLATLFRLALNVSATRLILLEGYAGEVIMAFGNFVVGGNAVVGFIVFVILIIIQFIVITKGAERVAEVAARFTLDAMPGKQMSIDADLNSGTINEQEARDRRKKIQREADFYGAMDGASKFVKGDAIAAIVIIIINIVGGFIIGMVQRNLEITQALQQYTLLTVGEGLVNQIPALLISTATGIVVTRAASDSNLGQDFVSQLFTNQRVFFLVSGVLLLLALVPGLPTLPFICLSLATFGVGFILRKTSQSAAVSEISQQEEQEKEEVKKPENIVALLQVDPMELEIGYSLIPMVDASQGGDLLDRIVMIRRQCALEMGLIVPTIRIRDNIQLKPNIYVIKLKGIEVARGELLLDQFLAMNSGTAMETIPGMETVEPAFGLPALWIQEGNREQAELAGYTVVDPISVLTTHLTEVIKSHASEILGRQETQTLVDAVKQSHAAVVEDLVPAMLSVGELQKVLCNLLRERISIRDLVTILETLGDYVAMTKDTEILTEYVRQALSRQISRQYASNGTLVCLAVDQELEQLILAGVQRSEQGSFVALEPQTLQALVNCLGKELPKLTEIGYQPIVLVSPGCRLYFRKLTERVAENLIILSYAELEPNVQIQTLGMVKV; translated from the coding sequence GTGCCGAATCAAGGAACTATTTTACATCGAATTTTACGATATAGTGATATAATCATAGCCGTTGCAGTTGTGACGATTGTTGTCATGATGATTATACCGCTGCCTACTTTTTTGCTGGACATGCTCTTGGCTTTGAATATTTCATTGGCGCTGACGATTGTCATGGTGGCCATTTATAATGAAGAACCATTGGATTTTTCTGTGTTTCCTTCGTTATTGCTTTTGGCTACTTTGTTTCGTCTGGCGTTAAATGTATCGGCAACAAGATTGATTTTATTGGAAGGCTATGCTGGAGAAGTAATCATGGCTTTCGGGAACTTTGTTGTTGGCGGTAATGCCGTTGTTGGCTTTATTGTGTTTGTTATCTTGATCATCATTCAGTTTATCGTTATTACTAAAGGCGCTGAACGTGTAGCGGAAGTAGCGGCGCGGTTTACCTTGGATGCGATGCCTGGTAAGCAAATGAGCATTGATGCTGATTTAAATTCAGGGACTATCAACGAACAAGAAGCAAGGGATCGTCGTAAGAAAATACAGCGAGAAGCTGATTTTTACGGCGCTATGGACGGCGCTAGTAAGTTTGTAAAAGGCGATGCAATTGCAGCTATTGTTATCATTATCATTAATATTGTTGGTGGTTTTATCATAGGCATGGTGCAGCGTAATTTGGAAATTACGCAGGCATTGCAGCAGTACACCTTATTAACGGTGGGTGAAGGTCTTGTAAACCAGATTCCTGCCTTGTTAATTTCTACAGCTACCGGTATTGTGGTAACTAGAGCGGCGTCTGACTCTAACTTGGGTCAAGATTTTGTCAGCCAATTATTCACCAACCAGCGGGTGTTTTTCCTTGTATCTGGAGTTTTGTTGTTGCTTGCTTTAGTGCCAGGCTTACCGACATTGCCATTTATTTGTTTGTCTTTAGCTACGTTTGGCGTAGGTTTCATTTTGCGGAAGACCAGCCAATCGGCTGCGGTATCAGAAATTAGCCAGCAAGAGGAACAAGAGAAAGAAGAAGTCAAAAAACCGGAAAATATTGTCGCTCTTTTGCAGGTGGATCCGATGGAGTTGGAAATTGGATATAGCCTGATTCCTATGGTCGACGCTAGCCAAGGCGGTGATTTATTAGACCGGATCGTCATGATTCGCCGTCAATGCGCTTTGGAAATGGGCTTGATTGTGCCAACCATACGAATTCGTGATAATATTCAGCTAAAACCTAATATCTATGTGATTAAGCTGAAAGGAATTGAAGTGGCTCGAGGAGAATTATTACTTGACCAGTTTTTGGCTATGAATTCCGGCACGGCGATGGAAACCATTCCAGGCATGGAAACAGTAGAGCCGGCTTTTGGGTTGCCTGCGCTTTGGATTCAGGAAGGGAACCGGGAGCAAGCGGAATTAGCGGGCTATACGGTGGTGGATCCTATTTCCGTTTTGACAACGCACTTGACGGAAGTGATTAAAAGCCATGCTTCGGAAATTCTCGGACGCCAGGAGACGCAGACGCTGGTAGATGCGGTGAAACAAAGTCATGCTGCTGTAGTGGAAGACTTGGTTCCCGCCATGCTCTCTGTGGGTGAATTGCAAAAGGTCTTATGTAATCTTTTGCGAGAGCGTATTTCCATACGAGATTTGGTTACTATTTTAGAAACATTAGGCGACTATGTTGCGATGACGAAGGACACGGAAATTCTTACTGAGTATGTTCGACAAGCTCTTTCTAGGCAAATTTCCAGGCAATATGCCTCTAATGGGACCTTGGTTTGCTTGGCAGTGGACCAGGAACTGGAGCAACTAATTCTTGCAGGAGTGCAGCGAAGCGAGCAGGGAAGTTTTGTGGCGCTGGAACCGCAAACCCTTCAAGCTCTTGTTAATTGCTTGGGTAAAGAGTTGCCTAAATTGACGGAAATCGGTTATCAACCCATTGTGTTAGTCAGCCCCGGCTGCCGATTATATTTCCGTAAATTAACGGAACGGGTAGCTGAAAATCTTATAATTTTGTCTTATGCAGAGTTAGAACCCAACGTGCAAATTCAAACACTTGGGATGGTGAAGGTGTAA
- a CDS encoding chemotaxis protein CheD produces MGELIKVGMADYKVGKVPASLVTYGLGSCIGIAFFDAATKIGGLAHIMLPDSKQARASDNPAKFADTALPLMLDDMLKLGAQKGRITAKIAGGAQMFAFANATDIMRVGERNADAVKAKLKEMDVRLVAEDTGGNYGRTVELNLENGIYYIKTIDKGQKEL; encoded by the coding sequence ATGGGAGAGCTGATAAAAGTAGGTATGGCGGATTACAAAGTCGGTAAGGTTCCGGCAAGTTTGGTGACCTACGGTTTGGGCTCCTGCATTGGTATTGCTTTTTTTGATGCGGCTACGAAAATTGGCGGTTTGGCTCATATCATGCTTCCCGATAGTAAGCAGGCAAGAGCTTCGGACAACCCGGCGAAATTTGCTGATACTGCGTTACCCTTAATGTTAGATGACATGTTGAAACTGGGTGCTCAGAAAGGACGCATTACGGCAAAAATTGCTGGCGGAGCCCAAATGTTTGCATTTGCTAATGCTACGGATATTATGCGGGTAGGTGAACGAAATGCCGATGCCGTCAAAGCTAAATTAAAGGAAATGGATGTCCGACTAGTCGCAGAAGATACGGGCGGCAATTATGGTCGGACCGTTGAACTGAATTTGGAAAATGGTATTTATTACATTAAGACCATTGATAAAGGGCAAAAGGAATTGTAG